A portion of the Polyangium spumosum genome contains these proteins:
- a CDS encoding cyclic peptide export ABC transporter, with amino-acid sequence MTIVDLIVQEAGRERSRILTAASMAGATSMFVLIGANVVAGAPELLGFLAAGLFALVVAGHYLSAKYVYYRTATVVESALHRIRIRIVDKLEKADIQGIERIGAAEIHDAITENLSVVSHYGPLIAAFLQAALILAFAVLYVAWISLPTFIAISFLLTIGYLTYRERAKELERYLQRLGDARVAFFDLLTDLLKGFKEVKLSQRRGRDICADIERSSGALRGFNLRSGEMNGDNFIFASSNLYALLGVIVIVLPQHIDVDSSALVDIVAAILFLWGPMTVLITGAPAYIRSNVALDRARTLEEKLDKAIQETRIAQDAEDTWRGGFGVIAGRGVEFEYVSDDGDGAFRVGPLDVEIPEGEIVFIVGGNGSGKSTALKVLTGLYPPTGGELRVGGIRVDSSNVAAYREKISAIYSDFHLFAKLYGLLDVDPAAVHRLIEQMGLHQKTSFENEGFTNRNLSTGQRKRLAMIVALLEDRPICVFDEWAADQDPEFRAHFYEELLPTLKQRGKTVIAVTHDDRFFHCADRVITMEYGRIRSVERA; translated from the coding sequence TTGACGATCGTCGATCTCATCGTCCAGGAGGCGGGGCGCGAGCGCAGCCGCATTCTCACGGCGGCGTCCATGGCGGGGGCCACGAGCATGTTCGTGCTCATCGGGGCGAACGTCGTCGCCGGCGCGCCGGAGCTCCTGGGGTTTCTGGCGGCCGGCCTCTTCGCGCTCGTCGTCGCCGGCCATTATCTCAGCGCGAAGTACGTATACTACCGGACGGCCACGGTCGTGGAATCGGCGCTGCATCGGATCAGGATCAGGATCGTCGACAAGCTCGAGAAGGCCGACATCCAGGGGATCGAGCGCATCGGCGCCGCGGAGATCCATGATGCCATCACGGAAAACCTGAGCGTCGTGTCCCACTACGGGCCGCTGATCGCGGCCTTCTTGCAAGCGGCCCTCATCCTGGCGTTCGCGGTGCTGTACGTCGCCTGGATTTCCTTGCCGACGTTCATCGCCATCTCGTTCCTGCTCACCATCGGCTACTTGACGTATCGAGAGAGGGCCAAGGAGCTCGAGCGTTATCTGCAGCGCCTCGGGGACGCCCGTGTCGCGTTCTTCGATTTGCTCACGGACCTGCTGAAAGGCTTCAAGGAGGTCAAGCTCAGCCAGCGACGCGGTCGAGACATCTGCGCCGACATCGAGCGGTCGTCCGGGGCACTGCGGGGATTCAACCTGAGGTCCGGCGAGATGAACGGCGACAATTTCATCTTCGCCAGCAGCAACCTCTACGCGCTGCTCGGCGTCATCGTCATCGTCCTTCCGCAGCACATCGACGTGGACTCCTCTGCGCTGGTCGATATCGTCGCGGCCATCCTGTTCCTTTGGGGGCCCATGACCGTGCTGATCACGGGGGCGCCCGCATACATCCGCTCGAATGTGGCGCTGGACAGGGCGCGGACGCTGGAGGAGAAGCTCGACAAGGCCATCCAGGAGACACGAATCGCGCAGGACGCCGAGGATACGTGGCGAGGTGGGTTCGGCGTGATCGCCGGACGCGGCGTCGAATTCGAATACGTCTCCGATGACGGCGACGGCGCGTTCCGCGTCGGCCCTCTCGACGTGGAAATCCCAGAAGGCGAGATCGTGTTCATCGTCGGCGGGAACGGGAGCGGCAAGTCGACGGCCCTCAAGGTCCTCACGGGGCTGTATCCGCCGACGGGCGGTGAGCTCCGGGTCGGCGGGATACGCGTCGATTCCAGCAACGTGGCCGCGTATCGCGAGAAAATCTCGGCCATCTACTCGGACTTCCACCTGTTCGCCAAGCTCTATGGGCTGCTCGACGTCGACCCCGCGGCCGTGCACCGCCTCATCGAGCAGATGGGCCTCCATCAGAAGACGTCGTTCGAGAACGAGGGTTTCACGAACCGAAATCTCTCCACCGGACAGCGCAAGCGCCTGGCCATGATCGTGGCGCTCCTCGAGGACCGGCCCATCTGTGTATTCGACGAATGGGCCGCAGATCAGGACCCCGAGTTCCGCGCGCACTTCTACGAAGAGCTTCTGCCGACGCTGAAGCAACGAGGGAAGACCGTCATTGCGGTCACACACGACGACCGATTCTTCCACTGTGCCGATCGAGTCATCACCATGGAGTATGGCCGGATTCGGTCTGTTGAACGCGCATGA
- a CDS encoding sensor histidine kinase: protein MSVTLSSGLGHLMNSLHRARSRAEVAERNLRASEAWLRVTLRSIGDGVIATDEAGRVAFMNLSAEKLTGWTSAEAIGRPLGEVFHLVRRDDHARIEDPVALVLQKGREGLASHTLLVARDGANYCVVNSGAPIRDDAGQIRGVVLVFQDETEQAKAEEALRRLNAELERRVAERTRALEEANAELEAFAYTIAHDLRAPVRNMHSLADALVEDYTDELPAEAREYTQRIVSAAVRMDDLIQDLLAYARLSREAIRLEPLDLDAVLTDVLGQMRPELDERRADVSVAWPLGRVIAHRTTLGQVVTNLLGNAIKFVRAGEPPVVHISAEDRGDHVRLRVDDHGIGVEPEHKERIFRVFERLHGQEVYPGTGIGLAIVRKGLERMGGSCGVEPNPGGGSRFWIELLKREGV, encoded by the coding sequence ATGTCCGTGACCCTCAGCAGCGGCCTGGGTCATCTCATGAATTCGCTGCACCGCGCGCGGAGCCGCGCCGAGGTCGCCGAGCGAAACCTGCGGGCGAGCGAGGCGTGGCTCCGCGTCACGCTCCGCAGCATCGGCGACGGCGTGATCGCCACCGACGAGGCCGGGCGGGTGGCATTCATGAACCTGTCCGCCGAGAAGCTCACGGGCTGGACGAGCGCCGAGGCCATCGGCCGGCCGCTCGGCGAGGTCTTCCACCTCGTCCGCAGGGACGATCACGCGAGAATCGAGGACCCGGTCGCGCTCGTCCTGCAGAAGGGCCGAGAGGGGCTCGCCAGCCACACCCTGCTCGTCGCGCGGGACGGGGCGAACTATTGCGTCGTGAATTCGGGGGCGCCGATCCGCGACGACGCCGGGCAAATCCGCGGGGTCGTGCTCGTCTTCCAGGACGAGACGGAGCAGGCGAAGGCCGAGGAGGCGCTGCGGCGCCTCAATGCCGAGCTCGAGCGGCGCGTCGCCGAGCGCACCCGGGCGCTGGAGGAGGCAAACGCGGAGCTCGAGGCGTTCGCCTACACGATCGCGCACGACCTCCGGGCCCCCGTGCGCAACATGCATTCCCTGGCAGACGCCCTGGTCGAGGACTACACGGACGAGCTGCCCGCCGAGGCCCGCGAATACACGCAACGTATCGTGAGCGCGGCGGTCCGGATGGACGACCTCATCCAGGACCTGCTCGCGTACGCCCGCCTTTCCCGCGAGGCGATTCGCCTCGAGCCGCTCGACTTGGACGCCGTGCTGACCGACGTTCTCGGGCAAATGCGCCCCGAGCTCGACGAGCGAAGAGCCGACGTGAGCGTGGCGTGGCCGCTCGGCCGCGTGATCGCCCACCGGACGACGCTCGGGCAGGTGGTGACGAACCTGCTCGGCAATGCCATCAAATTCGTGCGCGCAGGCGAGCCACCCGTGGTGCATATCTCCGCCGAGGACCGCGGCGATCACGTCCGCCTCCGGGTCGACGACCACGGCATCGGCGTCGAGCCCGAGCATAAGGAGCGGATCTTCCGGGTCTTCGAGCGTCTCCATGGCCAGGAGGTGTACCCGGGCACCGGCATCGGCCTTGCCATCGTCCGCAAAGGCCTCGAGCGGATGGGCGGATCGTGCGGGGTCGAGCCCAACCCGGGCGGAGGGAGCCGTTTCTGGATCGAGCTGCTGAAGAGGGAGGGCGTATGA
- a CDS encoding sterol desaturase family protein — protein sequence MGLEWRVGGTRGRQVYRVPDVTSNLLVGMAQLAPAVVLAGFLQATYEFVYERSAVFDIKENSPIGWIGLLIGVDFLYYWFHRFSHRVHVAWAAHALHHQGEDFNLALGIRQHPAEGFIGRAFYLPLAIIGVPPEMSITAVVINTAYQVFLHTELVGKLGPLEWVLNTPSHHRVHHGINPAYLDKNFGGMLILWDRMFGTFVEENEQPVYGTVEQVASFDPIHCMWAPLDDTIERASRTSDSLDELGVWIMPPGWWPKSMAKADTQVRLDRPKYDVKRSRGATLYLMAMTGLMIPMMMRYLFVNDLNPRPLTMQLAFITWAAVSIVGLGGLLEGRSWAKYVEAPRLVATPFVVMTLV from the coding sequence ATGGGACTCGAATGGCGCGTGGGCGGCACGCGTGGACGGCAGGTTTATCGTGTGCCGGACGTGACGTCGAACCTGCTGGTCGGCATGGCGCAGCTCGCCCCCGCTGTTGTCCTGGCTGGCTTCCTGCAGGCCACCTACGAGTTCGTCTACGAGCGTTCTGCCGTCTTCGACATCAAGGAAAACTCGCCGATCGGTTGGATCGGGTTGCTCATCGGTGTCGACTTTCTCTACTACTGGTTTCATCGTTTCTCGCACCGCGTGCATGTCGCCTGGGCCGCGCACGCGCTGCACCACCAGGGTGAGGACTTCAACCTCGCCCTCGGGATCCGTCAGCACCCGGCGGAGGGGTTCATCGGGCGCGCGTTCTACCTGCCCCTGGCGATCATCGGGGTTCCCCCCGAGATGTCCATCACGGCAGTCGTCATCAACACGGCCTACCAGGTCTTCCTCCACACCGAGCTCGTCGGCAAGCTCGGCCCGCTCGAATGGGTGCTGAACACGCCTTCGCATCACCGCGTCCACCACGGCATCAACCCCGCCTACCTCGACAAGAACTTCGGGGGCATGCTGATCCTCTGGGATCGCATGTTCGGCACGTTCGTGGAGGAGAACGAGCAGCCGGTGTACGGCACGGTCGAGCAGGTCGCGTCCTTCGACCCGATCCATTGCATGTGGGCCCCGCTGGACGATACGATCGAACGCGCGTCGCGCACATCGGACTCCTTGGATGAGCTTGGTGTCTGGATCATGCCCCCCGGCTGGTGGCCGAAGAGCATGGCGAAGGCCGACACCCAGGTCAGGCTCGATCGGCCCAAGTACGACGTGAAGCGCAGCCGCGGGGCCACGCTTTACTTGATGGCGATGACGGGGCTCATGATCCCGATGATGATGCGTTATCTCTTCGTCAACGACCTGAATCCCCGGCCGCTGACGATGCAACTCGCGTTCATCACGTGGGCCGCCGTCTCGATCGTCGGGCTCGGAGGCCTCCTCGAGGGGCGCTCATGGGCAAAATACGTCGAGGCGCCGCGGCTCGTCGCCACGCCGTTCGTCGTGATGACCCTGGTTTGA
- a CDS encoding DUF6875 domain-containing protein: MNPRIENVASEPVMISADKLVEQGADLPAIARAQLIEVLTWLQTSIAKPDPLIGRRGHVCPFVGPALTRFRSIRFHVYQGELHPTAVEPVLRALAARFPTLPPATEVGREFRAILTLFPELPHDGGPVLIDPVQQALKPEITAQGLMIGQFYPGCLEPGLHNPDYRPLEAPYPMLVIRPMQLTDLMFLFSRPECLRAYVRKFGVSSRDELIARVAAADIPKLPTRWEAVLDSAFPPQATVD, encoded by the coding sequence ATGAACCCGAGAATCGAAAACGTGGCCAGCGAGCCTGTAATGATCAGCGCCGACAAGCTCGTCGAGCAGGGCGCCGACCTGCCGGCGATAGCCCGCGCGCAGCTCATCGAGGTGCTGACCTGGCTCCAGACCTCCATCGCCAAGCCGGATCCGCTCATCGGTCGCAGGGGCCACGTGTGCCCCTTCGTCGGGCCTGCCTTGACCCGCTTTCGATCCATCCGCTTTCATGTGTACCAGGGCGAGCTTCACCCGACCGCCGTGGAGCCGGTGCTGCGCGCTCTTGCGGCGCGCTTTCCGACGCTGCCGCCCGCCACCGAGGTCGGCCGCGAGTTCCGCGCCATCCTGACCCTGTTTCCCGAGCTGCCCCACGACGGCGGGCCGGTGCTGATCGATCCCGTGCAGCAGGCGCTGAAGCCCGAGATCACTGCCCAGGGCTTGATGATAGGCCAGTTTTATCCCGGCTGCCTCGAGCCAGGTTTGCACAACCCCGACTACCGCCCGCTCGAGGCTCCGTACCCGATGCTGGTGATCCGCCCGATGCAGCTCACCGATCTGATGTTCTTGTTCTCTCGCCCGGAATGCCTGCGCGCGTACGTCCGGAAGTTCGGCGTCTCCTCCCGCGACGAGCTCATCGCGCGCGTCGCAGCCGCCGACATCCCCAAGCTGCCGACGCGCTGGGAGGCGGTCCTGGACTCCGCGTTTCCACCCCAGGCGACCGTCGATTGA
- a CDS encoding substrate-binding domain-containing protein codes for MAPTRKRDEPRSKTTLGLTIRDILIATGLLALFTAFFVRGGRFVPDLPKPSRLVDMKIATEASSEMCGSAPHDGHPVLVEMLYSNDKQAWIDEAATRFAKLCPKIQIKAVASGGIEGADSILKGDVRPTIWSPADDLVLRYLDGRWNESHGRSLFDITKQTSLARSPLVILIWEDRLEVLEDILEKNKNGEGLWVDAMCPGVPRDPQDLEEMALEHMVPGTWSDWYGSVVPAALPEQPTPAARRVDKKSKRAYIAPFPTAEEMRRWGRAKFVHSSPTRSAEGLEALYLMAYDYALPPNDRPAALKERIKDALGQPSKEGVVVRGDLAEADFARSFQERREPFQRWLKRCEAGVPPPPPSASLLTDAIFDLGASRYDAVVTPEQLVFTIFQQLDTHADVMAELRVVYPQPTLVNEHPVVIVDDGQITAEQRTAAEKWISFLRGPEMQKLAVKRGLRPANPELKLRSIEDSDNPFFKFRRYGVEIDAPFVEAPRLDGKFVAELVRAWRDATGRH; via the coding sequence GTGGCTCCGACTCGCAAACGCGATGAACCTCGCTCGAAGACGACACTCGGGCTCACCATTCGCGACATCCTGATCGCCACGGGGCTGCTCGCCCTCTTCACTGCGTTCTTCGTGCGAGGTGGCAGGTTCGTCCCCGACCTCCCGAAGCCCTCACGGCTCGTGGACATGAAGATCGCGACCGAGGCCTCGAGCGAGATGTGCGGATCGGCGCCGCACGACGGACACCCCGTCCTCGTCGAGATGCTCTACAGCAATGACAAGCAGGCATGGATCGACGAGGCCGCGACTCGTTTTGCGAAATTATGTCCGAAAATCCAGATCAAAGCGGTCGCGTCGGGCGGCATCGAGGGAGCCGATTCCATCCTGAAGGGTGACGTGCGGCCGACGATCTGGTCGCCGGCGGACGATCTCGTCCTGCGTTATCTCGATGGACGCTGGAACGAGAGCCACGGCCGATCCCTGTTCGACATCACGAAGCAGACTTCTCTCGCGCGATCGCCGCTCGTGATTCTGATATGGGAAGATCGGCTCGAGGTCCTCGAAGACATCCTCGAGAAAAACAAGAACGGTGAGGGGCTGTGGGTGGACGCGATGTGCCCGGGGGTGCCGCGGGACCCACAGGACCTCGAGGAGATGGCCCTCGAGCACATGGTGCCAGGGACGTGGAGCGATTGGTACGGTTCGGTCGTACCGGCGGCGCTCCCCGAGCAACCTACGCCGGCGGCTCGGCGGGTCGACAAGAAGTCCAAACGAGCTTATATCGCGCCGTTCCCGACAGCGGAAGAAATGAGGCGGTGGGGAAGGGCGAAGTTCGTGCACTCGTCGCCGACGCGCTCGGCGGAGGGGCTCGAGGCGCTTTACCTCATGGCGTACGACTACGCGTTGCCTCCGAACGACAGGCCGGCCGCGCTCAAGGAGCGCATCAAGGACGCGCTCGGGCAACCAAGCAAAGAGGGTGTGGTCGTGCGTGGCGACCTCGCCGAGGCGGATTTCGCTCGCTCGTTCCAGGAACGGCGAGAGCCTTTTCAGCGCTGGCTCAAGCGATGCGAAGCGGGCGTACCGCCCCCGCCGCCGTCCGCCTCCCTCTTGACCGACGCGATCTTCGACCTCGGCGCGAGCCGGTACGACGCTGTGGTGACGCCGGAGCAGCTCGTTTTCACGATTTTTCAGCAGCTCGACACACATGCCGACGTGATGGCCGAGCTGCGGGTCGTGTACCCGCAGCCGACGCTCGTGAACGAACATCCCGTGGTCATCGTCGACGACGGTCAAATCACCGCCGAGCAGCGCACGGCTGCTGAGAAATGGATCAGCTTCCTTCGTGGCCCGGAGATGCAGAAGCTGGCCGTCAAGCGGGGTCTCCGGCCGGCGAACCCCGAATTGAAGCTCCGGAGCATCGAGGACTCCGACAATCCATTCTTCAAATTTCGACGTTATGGCGTGGAGATCGACGCGCCGTTCGTCGAAGCGCCGCGCCTCGACGGCAAATTCGTGGCCGAGCTCGTTCGCGCCTGGCGGGACGCGACGGGGAGACACTGA
- a CDS encoding cyclic peptide export ABC transporter, with translation MYVIDLLLEEAKGQRASILAVATMAGIANALLLVGANVLAGSPEKADVRALFLFGLTMALYVLGARSTYHRTTSLVEAVLHRIRTRIAAKIERTELEGLERVGTAEIFDRVTENMSVVSEQGWVLGSFLQALFVLVFGLLYIASISLPAFALIALMLVFGFYIVQYRFEDVVDVLRQIGQLRLEFFDRVMDLLKGFKEAKFSRRRGREIHGDIVGMAESLRTGAVKTAEGLSGVLVMPNCVLYLLLGAVVFTLPRYAHVDTETMASLVTCTAFVWGPFTSVAGGLNAVFRSSVAFEHIRALEGKLDEAVQRAAVQKTEDPWNGRIGTLSTRDIVYEYPDGNGDRSFRVGPLSLDIEPGEVVFLVGGNGSGKSTLLKVLTGLYPRSGGELRVSGVLVQPENVAAYREMISAIYSDFHLFSKLYGMLDAEPGAVRALIAEMGLQGKTSFEGQQFTRRALSSGQRRRLATIMTLLEDRPVYVFDEWAADQDPGFRRYFYEELVPALKGRGKTVIAVTHDDRYFHCADRVIELSYGKVQATNRMNAP, from the coding sequence ATGTATGTCATAGACCTCCTCCTCGAGGAGGCGAAGGGGCAGCGGGCTTCGATCCTGGCCGTCGCGACGATGGCGGGCATCGCGAACGCGCTTCTCCTCGTCGGAGCCAATGTCCTCGCCGGGTCCCCGGAGAAGGCGGACGTGCGGGCGCTTTTCCTGTTCGGATTGACGATGGCCCTCTACGTCCTCGGTGCTCGATCGACGTATCACCGGACGACATCCCTCGTCGAGGCTGTGCTCCACCGCATCAGGACGAGGATCGCCGCAAAGATCGAGCGAACGGAGCTCGAGGGGCTCGAGCGCGTCGGGACAGCAGAGATCTTCGACCGCGTCACGGAGAACATGTCCGTCGTGTCGGAGCAAGGGTGGGTGCTCGGGAGCTTTCTGCAGGCGCTCTTCGTCCTCGTGTTCGGGCTCCTTTACATTGCGTCGATCTCGCTTCCTGCCTTCGCGCTGATCGCACTCATGTTGGTGTTCGGGTTCTACATCGTTCAATACAGATTCGAAGACGTCGTGGACGTGCTGCGCCAGATTGGGCAGCTACGCCTCGAGTTCTTCGACAGGGTCATGGACCTGCTGAAGGGCTTCAAAGAAGCCAAGTTCAGCCGAAGGCGTGGCCGTGAGATCCACGGCGATATCGTGGGGATGGCCGAGTCGCTCCGCACCGGCGCCGTGAAGACGGCCGAGGGGCTCAGCGGCGTCTTGGTCATGCCCAACTGCGTCCTGTACCTCCTGCTGGGGGCGGTCGTATTCACCTTGCCCAGGTACGCCCATGTGGATACCGAGACCATGGCCAGCCTGGTCACGTGCACCGCGTTCGTGTGGGGCCCCTTCACCAGCGTGGCCGGAGGGCTCAATGCGGTGTTTCGCTCCAGCGTCGCATTCGAACATATCCGGGCGCTGGAGGGGAAGCTCGACGAGGCCGTTCAGCGAGCGGCCGTCCAGAAGACCGAGGACCCGTGGAATGGTCGCATCGGCACCCTCTCGACACGCGATATCGTTTACGAGTATCCCGACGGCAACGGGGACAGGAGCTTCCGCGTCGGCCCCCTGAGCCTCGACATCGAGCCGGGCGAGGTCGTCTTCCTCGTCGGCGGGAACGGGAGCGGCAAATCGACGCTGCTCAAGGTGCTCACGGGGCTCTACCCGCGGAGCGGCGGAGAGCTGCGTGTGAGCGGTGTCCTCGTCCAGCCGGAGAACGTGGCCGCGTACCGCGAGATGATTTCGGCGATCTATTCGGACTTCCACCTCTTCTCCAAGCTCTATGGCATGCTCGACGCGGAACCCGGGGCGGTGCGCGCGCTGATCGCGGAGATGGGCCTCCAGGGGAAGACCTCTTTCGAGGGGCAGCAATTTACCCGGCGCGCTCTGTCGTCCGGCCAGCGCAGGCGCCTGGCCACGATCATGACGCTCCTCGAGGATCGTCCCGTTTACGTATTCGACGAGTGGGCCGCCGATCAGGATCCTGGATTCCGCAGGTATTTCTACGAGGAGCTCGTGCCCGCGCTGAAGGGCCGGGGCAAGACGGTCATCGCCGTCACCCACGATGATCGCTACTTTCATTGCGCGGACCGCGTCATCGAACTGAGCTACGGGAAGGTCCAGGCGACCAACCGGATGAATGCGCCTTGA
- a CDS encoding response regulator, whose translation MRTDELGVLVVEDDSTDVLMIRRAFKKSHLLNPLHVVDNGDAAVDYLAGRPPYDDRTQHPLPALILLDLKLPRRSGLEVLEWLRSQPGLRRIPVVMLTSSMESTDVRRAYDLGCNSYLVKPVSFEGLLDAVKALGVYWLLLNRRPDTEVA comes from the coding sequence ATGAGGACCGACGAGCTCGGCGTGCTCGTGGTCGAGGACGACTCGACCGACGTGCTCATGATCCGCCGCGCCTTCAAGAAATCGCACCTTTTGAACCCGCTCCACGTCGTCGACAATGGCGACGCGGCCGTGGACTACCTCGCCGGGCGGCCGCCCTACGACGACCGCACGCAGCACCCGCTGCCGGCCCTGATCCTGCTCGATCTGAAGCTCCCTCGGCGATCGGGGCTCGAGGTCCTCGAATGGCTGCGGAGCCAGCCGGGGCTCCGGCGCATCCCGGTCGTCATGCTCACGTCGTCGATGGAGAGCACGGACGTGCGCAGGGCGTACGACCTCGGCTGCAACTCGTACCTGGTCAAACCCGTCAGCTTCGAGGGGCTGCTCGACGCGGTGAAGGCGCTCGGCGTCTACTGGCTCCTGCTCAACCGCAGGCCGGACACGGAGGTCGCGTGA
- a CDS encoding prohibitin family protein, with amino-acid sequence MSKPEADEEMDEGSSNGDAKKPPFRERFAKWLRRARFTLYTTLVVLLFLVGFLWPRIFIRVPAGSSAVMYRFFLGGTVTDRLWGEGLNVIPPWDELTVYETRMQHQKLKFDVLSEEGLNLPLEVSVRYQPHKEMLGHLHQDIGVDYFERLIRPEVESHVRRTFGNRTAHDIYTSVRDLLQEVGKVSALGRLDESGNARSYVQLYELKLVDIELPEIVQSAIADKYRQEQLMHEYRFRLEREEKEAERRRTEAAGIRDYNLIASKVSPEMLKWRTIEASLELAKSQMELAKSQNSKVVVLGGGPGAQMLLNVDGGTSAPAATAGAGSTSAAEKKTQETARAAIEAAPAPPSSQQEAQGDVQ; translated from the coding sequence ATGAGCAAGCCGGAAGCGGATGAAGAGATGGATGAGGGGTCTTCGAATGGCGACGCGAAGAAGCCACCCTTCCGGGAGCGGTTCGCGAAGTGGCTCCGGAGGGCCCGGTTCACCCTCTATACGACGCTGGTCGTCCTCCTGTTCTTGGTCGGCTTCCTCTGGCCACGGATATTCATCCGCGTGCCGGCGGGGAGCAGCGCCGTCATGTATCGATTTTTCCTCGGTGGGACGGTGACGGATCGGCTCTGGGGCGAGGGTCTCAACGTGATCCCGCCCTGGGACGAGCTCACCGTCTACGAGACGCGGATGCAGCATCAAAAGCTGAAATTCGACGTTCTCAGCGAGGAGGGGCTCAACCTCCCGTTGGAGGTCTCCGTACGATACCAGCCGCACAAGGAAATGCTCGGCCATCTGCACCAGGACATCGGCGTCGATTACTTCGAGAGGTTGATCCGTCCGGAGGTCGAGTCCCACGTCCGGCGCACCTTCGGCAACCGGACGGCGCACGATATCTACACGAGCGTGCGGGACCTCCTCCAGGAGGTCGGCAAGGTATCGGCGCTCGGACGCCTCGATGAAAGCGGTAATGCGCGTTCCTACGTGCAGCTCTACGAGCTCAAGCTCGTCGACATCGAGCTACCCGAGATCGTCCAGAGCGCGATCGCGGACAAGTACAGGCAAGAGCAGCTTATGCACGAGTATCGCTTTCGGCTGGAGAGGGAAGAGAAAGAAGCCGAGCGGAGACGGACCGAGGCTGCCGGGATCCGCGATTACAACCTCATCGCGAGCAAGGTATCTCCGGAGATGCTCAAGTGGCGCACCATCGAGGCGTCGCTCGAGCTCGCGAAATCTCAAATGGAGCTGGCGAAGTCGCAGAATTCGAAGGTCGTCGTACTCGGCGGAGGGCCGGGGGCGCAGATGCTCTTGAACGTCGATGGGGGCACGAGCGCTCCGGCAGCAACGGCGGGAGCGGGTTCTACCTCCGCGGCTGAAAAGAAGACGCAGGAAACCGCTAGAGCCGCAATTGAAGCGGCTCCTGCGCCGCCTTCGAGCCAACAGGAGGCACAGGGGGACGTGCAGTAG
- a CDS encoding YcjF family protein, translating to MATETAQSKQSTEKKTDEPRIEVKEEATGASAAGPKAEAKVEPKSDEKSKGSAAPKSPEPVSRVGRADAIIRRNVLWALGAGVVPVPIVDMVAVTGIQVKMLAELSELYELSFREDIAKKLIGSLLSGVLGVGAGAAIGASLGKLIPFVGTAFGLLTVPVISGAFTRALGKVFVMHFETGGTLLDFEPHKVRSYFKQEFEKAKEYVADVQKSKEDATATSQS from the coding sequence ATGGCGACCGAAACCGCACAATCCAAGCAGTCGACGGAGAAGAAGACGGACGAACCTCGAATCGAGGTGAAAGAGGAGGCAACGGGCGCGTCCGCGGCCGGACCGAAGGCCGAAGCCAAGGTCGAGCCGAAATCCGACGAGAAGTCCAAGGGCAGCGCCGCGCCGAAGTCCCCTGAGCCCGTTTCGCGCGTGGGCCGCGCGGACGCCATCATTCGGCGCAACGTGCTTTGGGCGCTCGGCGCCGGGGTCGTTCCGGTGCCGATCGTCGACATGGTCGCGGTCACGGGCATCCAGGTGAAGATGCTCGCCGAGCTCTCGGAGCTCTACGAGCTGAGCTTCCGGGAGGACATCGCCAAGAAGCTCATCGGCTCACTCCTCTCGGGAGTCCTCGGCGTCGGCGCCGGCGCCGCGATTGGAGCGAGCCTGGGGAAGCTCATTCCATTCGTGGGCACCGCGTTCGGCCTCCTCACGGTCCCCGTCATCTCGGGCGCGTTCACCCGGGCGCTCGGCAAGGTCTTCGTCATGCATTTCGAGACAGGCGGCACGCTGCTCGATTTCGAGCCTCACAAGGTGCGCAGCTACTTCAAGCAGGAGTTCGAGAAGGCCAAGGAGTACGTCGCGGACGTGCAGAAGTCCAAAGAGGACGCCACGGCGACCAGCCAGTCCTGA